A genomic segment from Kyrpidia tusciae DSM 2912 encodes:
- a CDS encoding glycerol-3-phosphate responsive antiterminator encodes MPGEGAIMHKQSVERLRFRGSIILSVHEESLIETALATPVEDVFLLIGDVCTLPGYMEQLRRHGKRVFLHMDMAKGLSPDKAALRYVAETLRPEGIVSTKSQVVRAAKNLGLAAVQRLFLIDRPALELGLRTLAENRPDAVEIMPGLMPRVIREVVDRVSIPVIAGGLIQAPDEVGQALAAGARAVSLGRPELWRWTEDQVRTIQQKGEDPE; translated from the coding sequence ATGCCGGGAGAGGGGGCGATCATGCACAAGCAGTCGGTGGAACGGCTTCGGTTCCGGGGCTCGATCATTCTCTCGGTACACGAAGAGTCCTTGATTGAGACGGCTTTGGCCACGCCGGTGGAAGACGTGTTCCTGCTGATCGGGGATGTGTGCACCCTGCCGGGGTATATGGAACAGCTGCGCCGGCACGGGAAACGGGTTTTTCTGCACATGGACATGGCCAAGGGCCTGTCGCCGGACAAAGCGGCACTGCGATACGTGGCGGAAACGCTTCGCCCGGAAGGGATCGTCTCGACAAAAAGTCAGGTGGTTCGGGCGGCGAAGAACCTGGGTCTCGCGGCGGTGCAGCGGCTGTTTCTCATCGATCGGCCGGCCCTGGAGTTGGGACTGCGCACCCTGGCGGAGAATCGCCCGGACGCCGTGGAGATCATGCCCGGCCTGATGCCCCGGGTCATCCGAGAAGTGGTGGATCGGGTGTCCATTCCGGTGATCGCCGGAGGGCTGATCCAGGCACCGGATGAGGTGGGACAGGCTCTGGCGGCGGGAGCCCGTGCGGTTTCCCTGGGGCGGCCGGAGCTGTGGCGGTGGACGGAAGACCAGGTGCGGACAATCCAACAAAAAGGAGAGGATCCGGAATGA
- a CDS encoding ArsR/SmtB family transcription factor, with product MRDDLPSWRPAAGRGSCEVFGFDPEKVHRRRRELHVTEGMADLFKVLADDTRLKIVYALCREDELCVCDVATILGITNANASHHLRLLSHMGLAASRREGKMVFYRLQSPHVRHLLQEVLRLYGRGESDGCAE from the coding sequence TTGCGGGACGATCTTCCGTCGTGGCGCCCGGCGGCAGGCCGGGGAAGTTGCGAGGTGTTCGGTTTTGACCCGGAAAAGGTGCACCGGCGCCGGCGAGAACTCCACGTGACCGAAGGCATGGCCGATCTGTTCAAAGTGTTGGCGGACGACACCCGCTTAAAAATCGTTTACGCGCTCTGTCGGGAGGATGAGTTGTGCGTGTGCGACGTCGCCACCATCCTGGGAATCACCAACGCCAATGCGTCCCATCACCTGCGGTTGCTCTCACATATGGGCCTTGCAGCCAGTCGCCGGGAGGGCAAAATGGTCTTTTACCGCCTGCAAAGTCCCCATGTCCGCCATCTTCTCCAGGAAGTGCTGAGGCTGTATGGAAGGGGGGAGTCGGATGGCTGTGCCGAATGA